A portion of the Adhaeribacter radiodurans genome contains these proteins:
- a CDS encoding SMP-30/gluconolactonase/LRE family protein — protein MKHSLKTSVSILFTSLTISSFIFASPDKLIKPFPTKLSFKISSVSNAVHPLPDLISNQTGDLFEEGAQPELIAKQFKFTEGPAADKQGNVYFTDQPNDKIWKYSTDGKLSVFMEKTGRSNGLYFDKQGNLLSCADENNQLWSISPKGKVTVLIKDFKGQKLNGPNDLWAHPKSGAIYFTDPFYPRDYWARKTPEITGQKVYYLPKGKSEPIIADENLEQPNGIIGSGDGKTLYVADIKANKTYKYEIAADGKLTNRQLFVEQGSDGMTIDSQGNVYLTGKGVTVYSPAGEKITNIPVPAGWTANVTFGGKDRKMLFITASEGVYKLPMLVKGV, from the coding sequence ATGAAACATAGCCTTAAAACAAGCGTTAGCATCCTATTTACTTCCCTTACTATCAGTTCTTTTATTTTTGCTTCTCCTGATAAACTAATAAAACCTTTTCCCACGAAATTAAGCTTTAAAATTAGCAGCGTGAGCAATGCCGTACACCCACTACCTGATTTAATTTCGAATCAAACAGGTGACCTTTTTGAGGAGGGTGCGCAGCCAGAACTAATTGCTAAACAATTTAAATTTACCGAAGGACCAGCAGCAGATAAGCAAGGCAACGTGTATTTTACCGACCAACCCAACGATAAAATCTGGAAATACTCTACCGATGGTAAACTGTCGGTGTTTATGGAAAAAACGGGGCGCTCCAACGGTTTGTACTTTGATAAACAAGGCAACTTACTTTCCTGCGCCGACGAAAATAACCAATTATGGTCGATTAGTCCCAAAGGTAAGGTAACAGTACTGATAAAAGATTTTAAAGGCCAGAAACTAAACGGCCCGAACGATTTGTGGGCGCATCCGAAAAGCGGTGCTATTTACTTTACCGATCCTTTTTACCCCCGCGATTACTGGGCCCGCAAAACGCCCGAAATAACCGGCCAAAAAGTTTACTACCTGCCAAAAGGAAAATCAGAGCCCATTATAGCCGATGAAAACCTGGAGCAACCCAATGGTATTATTGGCTCCGGTGATGGTAAAACTTTATACGTAGCCGACATAAAAGCGAATAAAACTTATAAATACGAGATTGCCGCCGACGGTAAATTAACCAACCGGCAATTATTTGTAGAGCAAGGCTCCGACGGCATGACGATAGATAGCCAGGGCAATGTCTACCTCACGGGCAAAGGAGTAACTGTATACTCTCCTGCCGGCGAAAAAATAACTAATATTCCCGTACCTGCCGGCTGGACGGCCAATGTTACTTTTGGCGGTAAAGACCGCAAAATGTTATTTATCACGGCTTCTGAAGGAGTGTATAAATTACCCATGCTGGTAAAGGGCGTGTAG
- a CDS encoding sensor histidine kinase — MEESNIVLQNRWQRFSFIVALVAMGVACLGLAGWLFHSPALRSGFGTSGTMKFNTGLCLLLAGSASICLRFRKILFARLLATGILLVSALTVLEYVFNKNLVVDQFFFLDLVSDPNLETPGRMSLLTAVNIFALGLALSALSYRQFSLAQLLTTFWFIVAYASFLGHLFDISKFYQFGRFSTIAGHTAFTLILINLSLLLYRSDAGWMKTFSSPFMGGKLARLSFSYFMLTVPVFMGVYLYGLKQWQFTPAFGIISSFIVICAITIPIAYFFLNRLNNLDAALQQANQDLKQTNTHLASRNTDLNQALKEVQAGNRELATLAQEIKVKSLALEKRNQELISVNQGLDDMVYMTSHDLKTPINNLQAIFQELRLITQESLSSDDQQLLFLGEESVNRLKRTIEDLTQIIRSQQMQTDMPEPIQIGPLLQEIQVELSREITTTEAQIKWQLYTNEILFSRIHLRSILFNLLSNALKYRSPERVPEISIRVEPMPEGVQIQVTDNGLGLTENQQAKLFTIFKRFHNHVEGSGIGLYLVKRMLENSGGRIQVSSKVGLGTRFTIFIPQNF, encoded by the coding sequence ATGGAAGAGTCAAATATTGTTCTGCAAAATCGGTGGCAGCGTTTTTCATTTATTGTGGCATTGGTAGCCATGGGCGTGGCCTGTTTGGGCCTGGCGGGTTGGCTCTTTCATTCACCTGCCTTGCGCAGTGGTTTTGGCACTTCCGGAACCATGAAATTCAATACCGGACTTTGCCTTTTACTGGCTGGTTCGGCCTCAATCTGCCTTCGGTTTAGAAAAATTTTATTTGCCCGCCTGCTGGCTACAGGTATTCTCCTGGTTTCTGCACTTACGGTACTGGAATATGTATTTAATAAAAATTTAGTAGTAGATCAATTCTTTTTCTTAGATCTGGTCAGTGATCCTAACCTGGAAACACCGGGCCGCATGTCTCTTTTAACGGCAGTTAATATATTTGCCCTTGGGCTGGCCCTTTCGGCTTTATCGTACCGGCAATTTAGTTTGGCCCAACTGCTTACCACCTTTTGGTTTATTGTAGCTTATGCTTCTTTTCTGGGGCATTTATTTGATATTTCTAAATTTTATCAATTTGGCAGGTTCTCTACCATTGCGGGTCATACTGCTTTTACTTTAATTTTAATTAACCTGAGTCTGTTACTGTACCGTTCGGATGCAGGCTGGATGAAAACTTTCTCGAGCCCGTTTATGGGCGGAAAACTAGCCCGACTTTCCTTTAGCTATTTTATGCTCACGGTGCCGGTATTTATGGGTGTTTACCTATACGGGTTAAAACAATGGCAATTTACCCCCGCTTTCGGCATTATAAGTTCTTTTATAGTAATTTGTGCTATTACTATTCCGATTGCTTACTTTTTTCTGAACCGCTTAAATAATTTAGATGCAGCATTACAGCAAGCCAACCAAGACCTGAAACAAACGAATACCCATTTAGCCAGCCGTAACACCGATTTAAACCAGGCCTTAAAAGAAGTACAAGCGGGTAACCGGGAACTAGCCACTTTGGCCCAGGAAATTAAAGTAAAAAGTTTGGCCCTGGAGAAACGGAATCAAGAATTAATCTCTGTTAATCAGGGCCTGGATGATATGGTTTACATGACCAGCCACGACCTGAAAACCCCCATTAATAACTTACAGGCTATTTTTCAGGAGTTGCGTTTAATTACCCAGGAATCCTTATCTTCTGACGATCAACAATTACTTTTTTTAGGCGAAGAATCTGTAAACCGTTTAAAACGCACCATCGAAGATTTAACCCAGATAATCCGGTCGCAGCAAATGCAAACCGACATGCCGGAACCAATTCAAATAGGTCCGCTCCTTCAGGAAATTCAAGTTGAACTTAGCCGCGAAATTACAACTACCGAAGCTCAGATAAAGTGGCAATTGTACACGAATGAAATTTTATTTTCCCGGATTCATTTGCGCAGCATTTTGTTTAATTTACTTTCGAATGCCCTTAAATACCGCTCGCCCGAGCGGGTACCGGAAATAAGCATTCGCGTAGAACCAATGCCTGAAGGGGTGCAAATACAGGTAACGGATAACGGATTAGGCCTTACCGAAAACCAACAAGCCAAATTATTTACAATTTTTAAACGCTTTCATAACCACGTAGAAGGAAGCGGCATTGGTTTGTACCTGGTAAAACGAATGCTCGAAAATTCCGGTGGGCGTATTCAGGTAAGCAGCAAAGTTGGTTTGGGCACCCGCTTTACTATTTTTATCCCGCAAAATTTCTAA
- a CDS encoding amidohydrolase family protein, with translation MKILAFLLLLFTSVLPVFAQKQSTSYLIKAGKFYDAEKNQFLTDQEILISGSTIQAVGTRLKTPKNTQILDARNATVVPGLIDAHTHLLFKQKQTDGMEVGSKIPAAERLEEGQQFAEELLQVGFTTLRDLGNSGPYLDLQLQNNLQQAKTPAPRLYVSGPIISPPGGQFSKLAPADTFVIKQEYRVIKGSEQAKQAVQEHAAKGVNVIKVCMDCEGRYLNAAEIKAIVETAREKKLPVTAHAGSDKGARLAVLAGVNGIEHGYSLSDSTLSIMAQRKVYLVPTDVSREKAMLMVTGMGMKGKEAEDNANSFLNATHDRLKRARQKGVIIVAGSDFYNDMPTVTRGDGSRDVIIAYYEAGLSSANVLQTATINAATVMGIHNLVGTIKKGMKADIAIFNGDLEKAFPQSIVDLKMVLKDGQVISTKKAR, from the coding sequence ATGAAAATACTGGCCTTCTTACTTTTACTTTTTACCTCTGTTTTACCGGTCTTCGCTCAAAAACAATCTACTTCTTATCTGATTAAAGCAGGTAAATTTTACGACGCAGAAAAAAATCAATTTTTAACTGACCAGGAAATATTAATTTCTGGCAGTACTATTCAGGCAGTAGGTACTCGTTTAAAAACACCTAAAAATACGCAAATTCTGGATGCCCGTAATGCTACCGTAGTACCGGGTTTAATTGATGCGCACACACATTTATTATTCAAACAAAAACAAACCGACGGCATGGAAGTTGGTTCTAAAATTCCGGCCGCCGAACGTTTAGAGGAGGGGCAGCAGTTCGCCGAAGAATTGTTACAAGTAGGCTTTACTACCTTGCGGGATTTAGGTAATTCTGGCCCTTACCTAGATCTGCAATTACAAAATAATTTACAGCAAGCAAAAACGCCCGCTCCCCGCTTGTACGTTTCTGGTCCTATAATTAGCCCGCCCGGTGGTCAGTTTAGTAAATTAGCTCCGGCCGATACTTTTGTTATTAAACAGGAGTACCGGGTAATAAAAGGTTCGGAGCAGGCTAAGCAAGCTGTACAGGAACATGCCGCCAAAGGCGTAAACGTAATTAAAGTGTGCATGGATTGTGAAGGCAGATATTTAAATGCCGCTGAAATAAAGGCTATTGTAGAAACTGCCCGCGAAAAAAAGCTTCCGGTTACGGCGCACGCCGGGTCTGATAAGGGCGCCCGCTTAGCGGTTTTAGCGGGAGTAAACGGCATTGAACACGGGTATAGTTTATCGGATAGTACTCTTTCCATTATGGCGCAACGAAAAGTATACCTGGTTCCCACAGATGTTTCCCGCGAAAAAGCCATGCTGATGGTAACCGGTATGGGCATGAAAGGAAAAGAAGCCGAAGATAACGCGAACAGCTTTTTAAACGCCACCCACGATCGCTTGAAAAGAGCCAGGCAAAAAGGAGTAATAATAGTAGCCGGTTCCGATTTTTACAACGATATGCCCACCGTTACCCGGGGCGATGGTTCCCGTGATGTTATAATCGCGTATTACGAAGCTGGCTTATCTTCAGCCAACGTACTCCAGACCGCTACCATAAATGCTGCTACGGTTATGGGCATACATAACCTTGTAGGTACCATAAAAAAAGGAATGAAAGCCGATATTGCTATATTCAACGGCGATTTAGAAAAAGCCTTCCCTCAATCCATTGTAGATTTGAAAATGGTACTGAAAGACGGACAAGTAATCTCTACTAAAAAAGCCAGATAA
- a CDS encoding acetylxylan esterase has product MKHFIPCRSALVKCLSVTYFLLLALTLAAQPKKEIVKVIVAPDHINWEYKTGEPVKFTITVLQYDNPLPNAKIKYEIMPEKMTPTKKETLSLPDGRKVVEGGTLNKPGFLRCIATAMVDGKEYVGLATAGIEPLKIDPTTNVPADFQAFWDKAKAEAAKIPLDARMTLLPERCTETVNVYHVNLQNSTENTRLYGILCVPKKEGKYPAILKVPGAGARPYYGDVEGAEKGFITFEIGIHGVPVTMDVSVYNNLMAGALRGYWTNGLDDKDKYYYKRVYLGCVRANDFIFSLPQFDGQNLGVTGGSQGGALSIITAALDNRVKFLAAFYPALSDLTGYLHDRAGGWPHLFNKDNYAFNAKKDKIETSKYYDVVNFARLLKIPGYYSWGFNDETCPPTSMYAAYNVIKAPKELFLALDTGHWTYPEQGQKANSWLYSKLQKSK; this is encoded by the coding sequence ATGAAACACTTTATACCCTGCCGGAGTGCTTTAGTAAAATGTTTGTCTGTTACTTACTTTTTGTTACTGGCTTTAACTTTAGCGGCGCAGCCTAAAAAGGAAATTGTTAAAGTAATAGTAGCGCCCGATCACATAAACTGGGAATATAAAACCGGGGAGCCCGTAAAATTTACTATTACAGTGTTGCAGTACGACAATCCGTTGCCGAACGCCAAAATAAAGTACGAGATAATGCCCGAAAAAATGACGCCTACCAAAAAGGAAACGCTCTCTTTACCCGATGGCCGAAAAGTGGTGGAAGGGGGCACTTTAAACAAACCCGGATTTTTACGGTGTATTGCCACGGCAATGGTAGATGGCAAAGAATATGTAGGTTTAGCTACCGCCGGTATTGAACCTTTAAAAATTGATCCTACTACCAACGTACCCGCCGATTTTCAGGCATTTTGGGACAAAGCTAAAGCCGAGGCCGCTAAAATTCCGCTGGATGCCCGTATGACTTTGTTGCCCGAGCGTTGCACCGAAACCGTGAATGTATACCACGTTAACTTACAGAATTCTACTGAGAATACCCGGTTATACGGTATTTTATGCGTGCCCAAAAAAGAAGGCAAGTACCCGGCTATTTTAAAAGTGCCGGGTGCTGGTGCCCGCCCGTATTACGGCGATGTAGAAGGAGCTGAAAAAGGCTTTATCACTTTTGAAATTGGAATTCACGGGGTTCCGGTTACCATGGATGTAAGTGTATACAATAATTTAATGGCCGGCGCTTTGCGGGGTTACTGGACCAACGGTTTAGATGATAAAGATAAATATTATTACAAACGCGTGTATTTAGGGTGTGTGCGGGCAAACGATTTTATCTTTAGTTTACCGCAGTTCGATGGGCAAAATCTGGGCGTAACCGGAGGCAGTCAAGGCGGTGCTTTAAGCATAATTACTGCTGCTTTAGATAACCGGGTAAAGTTTCTGGCCGCTTTTTATCCGGCTCTGAGCGATTTAACCGGTTACTTACACGATCGGGCCGGCGGCTGGCCGCATTTGTTTAATAAAGATAATTATGCCTTTAACGCCAAAAAAGATAAAATAGAAACGTCTAAGTATTACGACGTGGTAAACTTTGCCCGTTTACTAAAAATACCGGGTTACTATTCCTGGGGCTTTAACGACGAAACCTGTCCGCCTACTTCTATGTACGCTGCCTACAACGTAATTAAAGCTCCCAAAGAATTATTTTTAGCTTTAGATACTGGCCACTGGACTTACCCGGAGCAAGGCCAAAAAGCCAACTCCTGGCTTTATTCTAAACTTCAAAAAAGTAAATAG
- a CDS encoding PAS domain-containing sensor histidine kinase: MNAESDHTTYLNPKSIAHDQYRMLVDSITDYAIFLLDSGGHVVTWNPGAQQIKQYQPEEIIGKHFSTFYTSEAKASGYPAMELREAQRLGKFEDEGWRVRKDGSVFWANVIITPIYDEQKTLTGYSKITRNLSERKKAEDDLFKAYSELKESEERFRLLIEGVTDYAIFMLDPAGNVATWNEGARRMKGYEAAEIIGKFFSKFYSQEAVQQGYPEYELSRAKAEGRFEDEGWRYRKDGSAFWANTILTAIYNSRQELIGFSKITRDLTEKKKLEQQLFRMNEELKESEEKSRLLINSVKDYAILMLNPEGIIISWNAGAERLKGYKAQEVIGRHFSIFYPQELIKAGFPKFELNKALEHGHFEDEGWRIRKDGTAFWANVLVTPIYNATNRLLGFAKITRDLTERRRNEDLMQKNKELARINNDLDNFVYTASHDLKAPISNLEGLLDALIEDLGPQKDNHQAILTLIQGAITTLRNIIADLAEITNLQQEKGPPESVNLVELVDEIKESLRELINTHKAEIKIEALAFENLRYSRKNLRSILYNLVSNAIKYAHPERAPEVIINTYFSNAGDYVLSVADNGLGISETQRDKIFAIYKRAHTHVEGSGLGLYLVKKILDNSDDRIVVESEVNKGSQFQVFFKQELSDG, encoded by the coding sequence ATGAATGCAGAATCAGACCATACTACCTATTTAAATCCTAAAAGCATTGCGCACGACCAGTACCGGATGCTGGTGGATAGTATTACCGATTATGCTATTTTTTTATTGGATTCCGGGGGGCATGTAGTTACCTGGAACCCCGGCGCTCAACAAATTAAACAATATCAACCCGAAGAAATTATCGGCAAGCACTTCTCCACCTTTTATACATCCGAAGCAAAAGCCAGTGGTTACCCGGCCATGGAACTGCGGGAAGCCCAGCGTTTAGGTAAATTTGAAGACGAAGGCTGGCGCGTACGAAAAGACGGTTCGGTATTTTGGGCCAACGTTATTATCACGCCTATTTACGATGAGCAAAAAACCTTAACTGGTTATTCTAAAATTACCCGCAATTTATCGGAAAGGAAAAAAGCCGAAGACGATTTATTTAAAGCTTACTCAGAACTAAAAGAAAGCGAAGAGCGATTCCGGCTATTAATAGAAGGCGTTACGGATTATGCCATATTTATGCTCGACCCGGCCGGTAACGTAGCCACCTGGAACGAAGGCGCCCGCCGCATGAAAGGGTATGAGGCGGCGGAAATTATAGGCAAGTTTTTTTCTAAATTTTACAGCCAGGAAGCGGTGCAGCAAGGTTATCCGGAGTACGAGCTAAGCCGCGCTAAAGCTGAAGGGCGTTTTGAAGACGAAGGCTGGCGCTACCGGAAAGACGGCTCGGCTTTTTGGGCCAATACTATATTAACGGCCATTTACAATTCGAGACAGGAACTCATTGGATTTTCAAAAATTACCCGCGATTTAACCGAAAAGAAGAAACTGGAACAGCAGTTATTTCGGATGAACGAAGAATTAAAAGAAAGTGAAGAAAAAAGCCGCTTGTTAATTAATAGCGTAAAAGACTACGCTATTTTAATGCTAAACCCGGAAGGTATAATTATTAGCTGGAATGCGGGGGCCGAACGATTAAAAGGCTACAAAGCGCAGGAAGTAATTGGCCGGCATTTTTCCATTTTTTATCCGCAGGAACTCATCAAAGCAGGCTTTCCTAAATTTGAGTTAAACAAAGCCTTAGAACACGGTCATTTTGAAGACGAAGGCTGGCGCATTCGGAAAGACGGCACGGCGTTTTGGGCAAATGTATTAGTTACGCCCATTTACAATGCTACCAACCGGCTGCTAGGCTTTGCTAAAATTACCCGCGACTTAACCGAACGCCGCCGAAATGAAGATTTAATGCAGAAAAACAAAGAGTTAGCCCGGATTAATAATGACCTGGACAATTTTGTTTATACGGCCTCTCACGATTTAAAAGCCCCCATTAGCAACCTGGAAGGGTTATTAGATGCCTTAATCGAAGATTTAGGTCCCCAAAAAGATAACCATCAGGCTATTTTAACTTTAATACAAGGCGCAATTACCACCTTAAGAAATATAATAGCAGATTTAGCTGAAATTACAAATCTGCAGCAAGAAAAAGGTCCCCCTGAAAGTGTAAACCTGGTAGAGTTGGTAGACGAAATAAAAGAAAGCCTGCGCGAGTTAATAAACACCCATAAAGCTGAAATAAAAATAGAGGCTTTAGCTTTCGAGAACTTAAGGTATTCCCGTAAGAACCTGCGCAGCATTTTGTACAACCTGGTATCTAATGCCATTAAATACGCCCATCCGGAAAGAGCTCCGGAAGTTATTATTAATACTTACTTTTCTAACGCCGGCGATTACGTGCTTTCCGTAGCCGACAATGGATTAGGCATTTCTGAAACCCAGCGGGATAAGATATTTGCTATTTACAAACGGGCTCATACCCACGTAGAAGGCTCCGGCCTGGGTTTATACTTAGTGAAAAAAATTCTGGATAACTCCGACGACCGCATAGTGGTAGAAAGTGAAGTAAACAAAGGCTCTCAATTTCAAGTATTTTTCAAACAAGAACTCTCTGATGGTTAA
- a CDS encoding serpin family protein: protein MNLPAFNTLILGIAAGWLLSSCQKEMVAPDQNNPPKLRPLANQEVKTVSSSNDFAFRAFTALRTEENGNNLFISPLSISSALTMTYNGADGSTKEAMRQTLGFEPQSDAEINLAYKSLSELLVNMDKKVTFNAANSIWYAQQYQLLAPFIQNNQDYFNATVQGLDFASTTAKNTINNWVKDKTQGKIEGIVESIRPEHVLFLVNAIYFKGTWTYPFTKNLTKPGPFQKEDGTTVNVDFMTMKKGRYLLYQDAKQQVIDLPYGNRQFSMTIIVPKAQNTVQDIAGSLSSSQLANWLSSADSSSLELQMPKFKLEYKKELSETLTQLGMGEAFTKQANFSRMLSNSNQGLAISEVMHKAFVEVNEEGTEASAATSVGVVLTSMPSIIQVHRPFIFMIREKSSNAILFIGQLMNP, encoded by the coding sequence ATGAACCTACCTGCCTTTAATACCTTAATTTTGGGAATAGCTGCCGGATGGCTGTTAAGTTCCTGCCAAAAAGAAATGGTAGCCCCCGACCAAAATAATCCGCCTAAACTCCGTCCGCTGGCCAACCAGGAAGTAAAAACCGTTAGCAGTTCCAACGATTTTGCCTTCCGGGCATTCACCGCACTCCGTACCGAAGAAAACGGAAACAATTTATTTATATCTCCTCTGAGCATTTCTTCGGCGCTTACCATGACTTATAACGGGGCCGATGGTTCTACGAAAGAAGCCATGCGCCAGACGCTCGGGTTCGAACCCCAATCCGATGCCGAAATAAATCTGGCTTATAAAAGTTTATCAGAACTCTTGGTAAACATGGATAAGAAAGTAACCTTTAACGCGGCTAACTCTATCTGGTACGCGCAACAATATCAACTGCTAGCTCCCTTCATTCAAAATAATCAAGACTACTTTAATGCCACGGTGCAGGGATTAGACTTTGCTTCGACTACCGCAAAAAACACCATTAACAATTGGGTAAAAGACAAAACGCAGGGTAAAATTGAAGGTATTGTGGAGAGTATCCGGCCGGAACACGTGTTATTTCTGGTAAATGCCATCTACTTTAAAGGCACCTGGACGTACCCTTTTACTAAAAATTTAACTAAACCCGGTCCTTTCCAGAAAGAAGATGGCACTACCGTTAACGTAGATTTTATGACTATGAAAAAAGGGCGGTACCTGCTTTACCAAGACGCAAAGCAACAAGTAATTGACCTTCCCTACGGCAATCGTCAGTTCAGCATGACTATAATTGTACCTAAAGCGCAAAACACCGTGCAGGATATTGCCGGCAGTTTAAGCAGCTCGCAATTAGCTAACTGGTTAAGCAGCGCCGACAGCAGTAGTTTGGAATTGCAAATGCCTAAATTTAAGCTGGAATACAAAAAAGAACTCAGCGAAACGCTAACGCAATTAGGTATGGGCGAAGCTTTTACCAAGCAGGCCAATTTTAGCCGAATGCTGAGTAATTCCAATCAAGGTTTGGCCATAAGCGAGGTAATGCATAAAGCCTTTGTAGAGGTAAACGAAGAAGGTACCGAAGCGTCTGCGGCTACTTCTGTCGGGGTGGTATTAACTTCGATGCCTTCCATTATTCAGGTTCACCGACCGTTTATTTTTATGATTCGCGAAAAATCTTCTAACGCCATTCTTTTTATCGGCCAATTAATGAATCCTTAA
- a CDS encoding sugar phosphate isomerase/epimerase family protein, which produces MKKLTCCLLGTLFLLSWVTRSSWAQKNPVPLFAKQNLVAWCIVPYDSVKRTPEQRAQMLQELGIKKFAYDWRDQHLPTMAQEITTMRQAGIQLKSVWFWVNGGSDQVLDKTNEFILETLKQQKAHTELWLSFNEKYFAGLTDQEKLKKAVTAVDYINKRAQAINCTLMLYNHGDWFGEPENQIKIIKAIGAKNLGMVYNFHHAHEQVKNFPALLRQMKPYLTTVNINGMRSGGPKILPLGKGDLEEQMLKDLKASGFTGSLGIIGHTENEDVKQVLEGNLIGLKQILKNLGETAALQTY; this is translated from the coding sequence ATGAAAAAATTAACATGTTGTTTGCTGGGTACTTTGTTTTTGCTTAGTTGGGTAACTCGTTCCTCCTGGGCACAGAAAAATCCTGTTCCGCTTTTTGCTAAACAAAACCTGGTAGCCTGGTGCATTGTACCATACGATAGCGTTAAACGCACGCCCGAACAACGGGCCCAAATGCTACAGGAACTCGGGATTAAAAAGTTTGCCTACGATTGGCGCGACCAGCATTTACCTACTATGGCCCAAGAAATTACTACCATGCGCCAGGCAGGTATTCAGTTAAAATCCGTTTGGTTTTGGGTAAACGGCGGTTCCGACCAGGTGCTTGACAAAACCAATGAATTTATTCTGGAAACCCTCAAACAACAAAAGGCACATACCGAACTCTGGCTTTCTTTTAATGAAAAATACTTTGCTGGTTTAACGGATCAGGAAAAGCTTAAAAAGGCGGTAACTGCGGTTGATTACATTAATAAAAGAGCGCAAGCCATTAATTGTACGTTAATGCTGTATAACCACGGCGACTGGTTTGGCGAGCCGGAGAATCAAATTAAAATAATTAAAGCAATAGGCGCTAAAAACCTAGGCATGGTGTATAATTTTCATCACGCGCACGAACAAGTAAAAAATTTTCCGGCCTTGCTTCGGCAAATGAAACCTTATTTAACAACCGTAAATATTAACGGCATGCGCTCGGGCGGCCCCAAAATTTTACCACTGGGCAAAGGCGACTTAGAAGAGCAAATGCTAAAAGATTTAAAAGCCTCCGGGTTTACCGGCTCGTTGGGAATTATTGGCCACACCGAAAACGAAGACGTAAAACAAGTATTAGAAGGTAACCTGATTGGTTTAAAACAAATATTAAAAAACCTGGGCGAAACCGCCGCTTTGCAAACGTATTAA
- a CDS encoding TIGR03118 family protein codes for MNKFIQKLKSTPFTAIATLALAFFLVFSGCDRTLDELDSQVKKQGQGSDKQLADESEGLKDFELVNLVANTDNDEYDAKRVEPKLQNAWGIAFSAGGVPWVNATNTGLSFIFNSEGEELRDPVDVPSPTKSTGGLPTGIVFNGTTDFKLPNGDPARFIFCGLDGLISGWNQGGSVEVIDRSKSNGYKGAVYTGIGKAVAGGKNYLYAANFSINKIDIFDAAFKQGKTRNFKDPDLPKGYAPFNIRNLGNKLYVLYAKVGEDGRAEKGKGKGYVSVYEPNGTLIKRFASGGTLNAPWGIARVPKGFFDDDPEYSNLKDAILIGNFGDGYINVYTADGTYVGQLMDDDKKVISIDGLWEISFPPRTAAANVDLTRLYYAAGPDNEANGVFGYITRKKSNDDDDDDDKVAKR; via the coding sequence ATGAACAAGTTCATTCAAAAGTTAAAAAGTACTCCTTTTACTGCTATTGCTACTTTGGCGCTGGCATTTTTTTTAGTTTTTTCTGGTTGCGACCGCACCCTGGACGAGTTAGATAGCCAGGTTAAAAAACAAGGTCAGGGCTCAGACAAACAATTGGCCGATGAATCGGAAGGCCTAAAAGATTTTGAATTAGTAAACCTAGTTGCTAACACCGACAACGATGAATATGATGCTAAACGGGTAGAACCCAAACTTCAAAATGCCTGGGGCATAGCCTTTAGTGCTGGGGGTGTACCCTGGGTAAATGCCACCAATACCGGCTTAAGTTTTATATTCAACAGTGAAGGCGAAGAATTAAGAGATCCCGTAGATGTTCCATCTCCTACAAAATCGACTGGTGGTTTGCCTACCGGCATTGTATTTAATGGTACTACCGACTTTAAGCTACCAAATGGGGACCCGGCCCGTTTTATTTTCTGCGGTTTAGATGGACTTATTTCTGGCTGGAACCAGGGAGGATCCGTGGAAGTAATTGATCGTTCTAAGAGTAACGGTTACAAGGGTGCCGTTTACACTGGTATAGGCAAAGCGGTAGCCGGAGGAAAAAATTACCTGTACGCGGCTAACTTCAGCATTAACAAAATTGATATTTTTGATGCCGCGTTTAAACAAGGAAAAACCCGGAATTTTAAAGATCCCGATCTTCCTAAAGGCTACGCTCCTTTTAACATTCGCAACTTAGGTAATAAATTATACGTGCTCTACGCCAAAGTAGGAGAAGATGGCCGCGCCGAAAAAGGCAAGGGCAAAGGCTACGTTAGTGTTTATGAACCCAATGGTACTTTAATTAAGCGTTTTGCTTCCGGCGGAACTTTAAATGCACCCTGGGGTATTGCGCGCGTTCCGAAAGGCTTTTTCGACGACGATCCGGAATACAGTAATTTAAAAGATGCTATTTTAATCGGCAACTTCGGTGATGGCTACATTAATGTATATACCGCCGATGGTACGTACGTAGGTCAATTAATGGACGACGATAAAAAAGTAATTTCTATTGACGGTTTATGGGAGATAAGCTTTCCGCCCCGCACTGCCGCAGCCAATGTGGACCTAACCCGCCTTTATTATGCCGCTGGTCCGGATAATGAAGCAAACGGAGTATTTGGCTATATAACCAGAAAAAAAAGCAATGATGATGACGACGATGATGACAAAGTTGCTAAACGTTAA